A stretch of the Planktothricoides raciborskii GIHE-MW2 genome encodes the following:
- a CDS encoding TIGR04283 family arsenosugar biosynthesis glycosyltransferase has translation MTDKLIIFTRYPEAGKTKTRLIPALGPEGAADLQRLMTEYTLQQAKKLSDFSLENLVIEIRFAGGNEAKMQLWLGGGDTITYQPQSEGDLGARMLAAFTDAFNIGMERVIIIGIDCPDLDAARLKQAFDQLQSHDLILGQAADGGYYLIGLRRLIPELFTGIDWGSDRVLFQTLTIAKNLGFPWQLLPELADIDRPEDLHILINHPQIVYSRPKISIIIPVVNEAAIIETTLQQIRANISPENQHSNSLEIIVVDGGSQDKTGEIAQSLGVQVISTTPGRANQMNAGAKRAIGEILLFLHADTQLPQRFDRIVLEQLEDPEVIAGAFELCIDSQGWGLRAIETGVKWRSHWLSLPYGDQGIFLRSEVFRQLGGFAQLPIMEDFELMRRLKKLGKIAIAPVAVRTSARRWQKLGLLKTTVINQLMIIGYYLGVSPDRLVQWYRGNREISKK, from the coding sequence TTGACTGACAAACTGATTATTTTTACCCGATATCCTGAAGCGGGAAAAACCAAAACTCGCTTAATTCCTGCCCTCGGCCCAGAGGGTGCGGCTGATTTGCAGCGGCTTATGACTGAATATACTCTGCAACAAGCCAAAAAGTTATCGGATTTTTCCCTAGAAAATCTGGTTATAGAAATTCGCTTTGCCGGGGGGAATGAAGCGAAAATGCAATTATGGCTGGGCGGGGGAGATACAATAACTTATCAACCGCAATCAGAAGGAGATTTAGGGGCTAGAATGTTGGCGGCATTTACTGACGCATTTAATATCGGCATGGAACGAGTTATTATTATTGGGATTGATTGTCCTGACCTCGATGCAGCCAGATTAAAACAAGCCTTTGACCAGCTACAATCCCATGATTTAATCCTCGGTCAAGCCGCTGATGGGGGATACTATTTAATCGGTTTGCGGCGGTTAATTCCAGAGTTATTCACTGGCATTGATTGGGGCAGCGATCGCGTATTATTCCAAACACTGACCATTGCCAAAAACTTAGGCTTTCCTTGGCAACTTTTGCCGGAATTAGCTGACATCGATCGCCCCGAAGATTTACATATCTTAATCAACCATCCCCAGATCGTCTATTCCCGACCCAAAATATCGATTATTATCCCTGTCGTCAATGAAGCTGCCATAATCGAAACCACCCTACAACAAATTCGGGCAAATATTTCCCCAGAAAACCAACATAGCAATAGCCTAGAAATCATTGTGGTGGATGGTGGCAGTCAAGATAAAACCGGGGAAATTGCCCAATCTTTAGGGGTTCAAGTCATTTCCACTACCCCCGGTCGGGCTAATCAAATGAACGCAGGGGCCAAACGAGCGATCGGCGAAATCTTATTATTTTTGCACGCAGACACCCAATTGCCTCAGAGATTCGATCGGATCGTGTTAGAACAGTTAGAAGATCCGGAAGTCATTGCCGGAGCTTTTGAACTTTGCATTGATAGTCAGGGATGGGGTCTACGGGCGATCGAAACTGGGGTAAAGTGGCGATCGCACTGGTTGTCCCTACCCTACGGCGACCAGGGAATATTCTTACGATCCGAAGTGTTTCGTCAACTTGGTGGCTTTGCTCAACTTCCCATTATGGAAGACTTTGAACTAATGCGCCGATTAAAAAAACTGGGAAAAATTGCGATCGCCCCTGTAGCGGTACGCACCTCAGCCCGACGCTGGCAGAAACTGGGACTCCTGAAAACCACAGTCATTAATCAGCTAATGATTATTGGTTATTATCTCGGAGTTTCCCCCGATCGCCTGGTTCAGTGGTATCGAGGAAATAGGGAAATCAGCAAAAAATAA
- the nusB gene encoding transcription antitermination factor NusB, translating to MQPRRIARELALLSLSQIPNNQKKLAMAQLQDILVAAVRTLATEAHEILETAASEIKRGSDRLINSEIEATTLKSSRAMVYQAIEHTQTAINRLSFAIEIPELVQLSNQKEVRNYALEILSKVNEHQGEIDEKLNQSMVDWQLSRLPRIDQDILRMALAEMAYLGTPEKVAINEAIEIAKRYSDEDSHRFINGVLRRVSNEIKS from the coding sequence ATGCAACCTCGCCGAATCGCCCGTGAACTAGCTTTGCTCAGTCTCAGTCAGATCCCCAACAACCAAAAAAAATTGGCCATGGCACAACTGCAAGATATTTTAGTGGCAGCAGTGAGAACTTTGGCAACCGAAGCCCACGAGATTTTGGAAACGGCAGCCTCAGAAATTAAACGAGGCAGCGATCGCCTAATTAATAGTGAAATAGAGGCCACCACTCTGAAAAGTTCCCGGGCAATGGTTTATCAGGCGATCGAACATACTCAAACAGCGATTAATCGCTTAAGTTTTGCCATAGAAATTCCTGAGTTAGTCCAACTTTCTAATCAAAAGGAAGTCAGAAATTACGCTTTAGAGATTCTCAGCAAAGTCAATGAGCATCAAGGAGAGATTGATGAAAAACTTAATCAATCAATGGTTGATTGGCAATTAAGTCGGCTCCCCCGCATCGATCAAGATATTTTAAGAATGGCCTTAGCAGAAATGGCTTATCTTGGTACTCCTGAAAAAGTAGCTATTAATGAAGCAATTGAAATTGCCAAGCGCTATAGCGATGAGGATTCTCATAGATTTATTAATGGCGTGTTGCGGCGCGTTAGTAATGAGATAAAAAGCTAA
- a CDS encoding GAF domain-containing SpoIIE family protein phosphatase, with product MTAAPLPRPPYEPEDRPSNSSDREEISTLINENSAAIIPPVIIEADTTPGVSPVLALKELLACWHREQNKIQDLLGSLSFALRSFNNLNQFLELIPLVASRVTDSDGAALVLFKPNGQIKLLREHCLDGHACPDIRAAIEAIAHKMTQNFPLTSGNSSLLAKFDYQIKSYFEPQVQLFAIPILLKNSERGRLYVFSNDPEYAWTPTKQKLMRLVADQTAVAIENDELTAELRKKERLDRELEIGSEIQRQLFPRHCPKIQGLELAARCKTANRVGGDYYDFIPSSHDQISPKQHGGNPGGVWSVVIGDVMGKGVPAGLIMTMTRGMLRAEVHNGHSPAKILQHLNRVMYTDLENSNRFVTLFYSEYDPQTRFLSYSNAAHNPPLLWQASTQTIQRLDTLGMLIGLDVDSQYQEDRIQLHPGDRVIYYTDGFTDAANAHGDRFDEENLIEAFRWACLHCPTPQATLDYLFDKVQKFIGASHYNSDDMTLIVMQVQEAN from the coding sequence ATGACTGCTGCGCCTCTTCCTCGACCGCCTTATGAACCCGAAGATCGTCCTAGTAATAGCAGCGATCGCGAAGAAATCTCGACGCTAATTAATGAAAATAGCGCCGCAATTATACCGCCGGTAATAATTGAAGCTGATACCACCCCTGGTGTCAGTCCCGTTTTGGCTTTAAAAGAATTGTTAGCCTGTTGGCATCGAGAACAAAATAAAATTCAAGATTTATTGGGGTCTTTGAGTTTTGCCCTACGCAGTTTTAACAATCTGAATCAGTTTTTAGAATTGATTCCTTTGGTGGCTAGTCGAGTCACCGATAGTGATGGAGCCGCGCTCGTTTTATTTAAGCCCAATGGCCAAATTAAATTGCTCCGAGAACATTGCCTCGATGGTCATGCTTGCCCAGATATTCGGGCAGCAATTGAGGCGATCGCCCATAAAATGACCCAAAACTTCCCCTTAACATCAGGCAACTCATCGCTCCTGGCTAAATTTGATTATCAAATCAAAAGTTACTTTGAACCACAAGTTCAACTGTTTGCCATTCCCATTCTGTTGAAAAATTCTGAACGGGGGCGACTTTATGTCTTTAGTAACGATCCAGAATATGCTTGGACTCCCACCAAACAAAAATTAATGCGACTGGTGGCGGATCAAACCGCCGTGGCCATTGAAAATGACGAACTAACCGCAGAATTGCGGAAAAAAGAACGCTTAGATCGGGAGTTAGAAATTGGCTCGGAAATTCAACGCCAATTATTCCCGCGTCATTGTCCGAAAATTCAAGGATTAGAACTGGCCGCCCGTTGTAAAACCGCTAACCGCGTTGGCGGGGATTATTACGATTTTATCCCCAGCAGTCACGACCAAATCAGCCCGAAGCAACATGGTGGCAACCCAGGGGGAGTCTGGAGTGTGGTGATTGGCGATGTGATGGGCAAAGGGGTTCCCGCTGGTTTGATTATGACCATGACCAGAGGAATGTTGCGGGCTGAAGTACACAATGGTCATTCCCCCGCGAAAATTTTGCAGCATTTGAATCGGGTGATGTACACCGATTTGGAAAATTCTAATCGCTTTGTCACCCTGTTTTATTCCGAGTACGATCCCCAAACGCGATTTTTATCTTATAGTAATGCTGCCCATAATCCCCCGTTGTTGTGGCAGGCTTCTACCCAAACAATTCAGCGTTTAGATACTTTGGGGATGTTGATTGGCTTAGATGTGGATAGCCAATATCAAGAGGATCGGATTCAGTTACATCCCGGCGATCGCGTCATTTATTATACCGATGGCTTTACGGATGCAGCGAATGCTCATGGCGATCGCTTTGATGAAGAAAACCTGATCGAAGCATTTCGCTGGGCTTGTTTGCATTGTCCCACTCCCCAAGCAACTCTCGATTATCTTTTTGATAAGGTGCAAAAATTTATTGGGGCAAGTCATTATAATAGTGATGATATGACTTTAATTGTGATGCAGGTTCAGGAGGCGAACTGA
- a CDS encoding HpsJ family protein — protein sequence MNPSSAVASLTMKVVGLLLIVSSVLDYLILAFPPELLNRQWQLGYTTQLVDRGVIPLMGVALVLLGFWIESNAGTSKISRPALLDLRFWALIFSTVFGLIFLLLFPLHLNNVRMERSAALQSIREEAAQQEAVLAQRIGSTQGQQQISEIQNRFKTELQKLISDPQLLQQRLESEEVTEQEKQLLKTFQENPSNVDQFVNQNFSAQAIQNQQLQEIRQRQDEREAQAKIRSVKSGLQTGISSLLLAAAYSAVGWTGLKNLGFIGGRAGGRPR from the coding sequence ATGAATCCATCTTCTGCCGTTGCATCCCTGACCATGAAAGTGGTGGGATTACTTTTAATCGTTTCTTCTGTATTAGACTATTTAATTTTGGCCTTTCCGCCGGAACTCCTAAATAGACAGTGGCAACTAGGCTACACCACTCAATTAGTAGACCGAGGAGTGATTCCACTCATGGGCGTTGCCTTAGTTTTGCTGGGGTTTTGGATTGAAAGTAATGCCGGAACCTCCAAAATTTCTCGTCCGGCGTTACTAGACTTAAGATTTTGGGCATTAATTTTTTCTACGGTGTTTGGCTTAATTTTTCTGCTGCTATTTCCCCTGCACCTCAATAATGTCCGTATGGAGCGATCTGCCGCCCTGCAAAGCATTCGCGAAGAAGCCGCCCAACAAGAAGCGGTCTTAGCCCAGCGAATTGGCAGTACCCAGGGTCAACAACAGATTTCTGAAATCCAAAACCGATTTAAAACTGAACTGCAAAAACTGATTTCCGACCCGCAATTGTTGCAACAAAGACTAGAAAGCGAAGAAGTCACCGAACAGGAAAAACAATTACTTAAAACCTTTCAAGAGAATCCCTCCAATGTGGATCAATTCGTCAATCAAAACTTCAGCGCCCAAGCCATTCAAAATCAACAGTTACAAGAGATTCGTCAGCGACAGGATGAACGGGAAGCACAAGCCAAAATCAGATCCGTAAAATCAGGACTGCAAACTGGGATCAGTAGTTTACTGCTGGCAGCCGCCTATAGTGCAGTTGGCTGGACAGGGTTAAAAAATCTGGGCTTTATCGGCGGTCGTGCTGGTGGTAGACCTAGATAA
- a CDS encoding DUF502 domain-containing protein encodes MLQRLKQDFKNDLIAGLLVVIPLATTIWLSFNMATWVIDMLTRIPKRLNPFDGLDPILVNLLNVFVGLTVPLFGILLIGLMARNIVGRWLLDLGEGILQAIPFAGSVYKTLKQLLETLLQDSKDKFRRVVLVEYPRKGVWALGFVTGTMSPDFQAQFSGPMLNVFIPTTPNPTSGWYAIVKEEEVLPIPISVEEAFKLIISGGIVSPSTPNLAIAESAKKIKLESLMPTSNISQIQTEEEYT; translated from the coding sequence GTGTTGCAACGCCTCAAACAAGACTTTAAAAATGACTTGATCGCCGGTTTGTTGGTCGTAATTCCTTTGGCGACCACCATTTGGCTAAGTTTCAATATGGCCACTTGGGTCATTGATATGCTGACCCGAATTCCCAAAAGATTAAATCCTTTTGATGGTTTGGATCCAATCTTAGTCAATCTTCTCAATGTTTTTGTCGGACTAACAGTTCCTTTGTTCGGCATCTTGCTCATTGGTTTAATGGCGCGGAATATTGTCGGTCGATGGCTGCTTGACCTAGGAGAAGGGATTCTTCAGGCCATTCCTTTTGCCGGTTCCGTGTACAAAACCCTTAAACAATTACTGGAAACTTTACTTCAGGATTCCAAGGATAAGTTTCGCCGTGTGGTTTTGGTGGAGTATCCCCGGAAAGGCGTCTGGGCACTCGGATTTGTCACCGGAACGATGAGTCCAGATTTTCAAGCCCAGTTTTCCGGCCCAATGCTCAATGTGTTTATCCCGACGACCCCCAATCCGACCAGTGGTTGGTATGCCATTGTGAAAGAAGAAGAAGTGCTGCCCATACCTATCTCTGTGGAAGAAGCATTTAAACTGATCATTTCCGGGGGGATTGTTTCTCCGAGTACACCCAACTTAGCGATCGCAGAATCGGCTAAAAAAATTAAATTGGAATCTTTGATGCCCACCTCTAATATTTCTCAAATTCAAACAGAAGAGGAATATACTTAA
- the ftsY gene encoding signal recognition particle-docking protein FtsY — translation MVFNWFRRQFDDKKQPEEKPKQEAPDPADSAPEPTTDSSEDSEDEYLKWAKAAYQNLQKQQQPTQATVSESTKESGTLPQEPPDESPVVESAASAIDLVEPEATPEAEVSSTSETIEIETIETVEPEATASPIAAPITVPEVPPPAETAETAEITAPVSEATKATEATVTEVPATLEPEGTETAATTEAGETGAETAAETETAPEAPQPILNWAKAEAERQERLKQLAETAMETPVEEDYTKPAVKTPAVPGMEFDEEFLWSAEVLARQGRRPDEVSIEEINWLQKLRQGLDKTRLGLINQLKSIVGAGPLNREAVTEIEAALLQADVGIEATDYIIQALQNKLREEALPPKEAIAYLKQILRDILDAPNQNRENRMLFPEKDRLNIWLIAGVNGAGKTTTIGKLAHLAQKSGYKTLIAAADTFRAAAVEQVKVWGERSGVEVIANPGKNTDPAAVVFDAIAAAQSRGTELLLVDTAGRLQNKKNLMEELSKIRRIIDKKAPDTIVEALIVLDATLGQNGLRQAEVFSEAINLSGVILTKLDGTAKGGIALAVSQQMGLPIRFIGAGEGIDDLRPFASYEFVEAMLNG, via the coding sequence ATGGTATTTAATTGGTTTCGCCGTCAGTTTGATGACAAAAAACAGCCTGAAGAAAAACCAAAACAAGAAGCCCCGGATCCCGCAGATTCTGCCCCGGAACCAACGACTGATTCATCAGAAGATTCTGAGGATGAGTACCTGAAGTGGGCGAAAGCGGCTTATCAAAATCTTCAAAAGCAACAACAACCCACCCAGGCAACGGTTTCTGAATCAACAAAAGAAAGCGGTACTCTTCCCCAGGAACCACCGGATGAATCCCCCGTGGTAGAGTCTGCGGCATCAGCGATCGATCTGGTTGAACCGGAAGCGACCCCAGAGGCGGAAGTTTCATCAACATCAGAAACAATCGAAATAGAAACAATCGAAACTGTTGAACCCGAAGCCACCGCATCCCCGATCGCGGCTCCAATAACTGTCCCGGAAGTTCCGCCACCAGCAGAAACCGCCGAAACCGCAGAAATCACAGCCCCAGTCAGTGAAGCAACTAAAGCCACTGAAGCAACTGTCACTGAAGTTCCGGCAACATTAGAACCCGAAGGAACGGAAACAGCGGCAACAACCGAAGCAGGGGAAACAGGAGCGGAAACGGCAGCGGAAACGGAAACGGCGCCGGAGGCTCCCCAACCCATATTGAACTGGGCTAAGGCAGAAGCGGAACGCCAAGAACGCTTGAAACAGTTGGCGGAAACGGCGATGGAAACGCCGGTTGAGGAAGACTACACCAAGCCAGCGGTTAAGACCCCAGCAGTTCCAGGGATGGAATTTGATGAGGAATTTTTATGGTCAGCGGAAGTCTTGGCCCGTCAGGGACGGCGCCCGGATGAAGTTTCCATTGAGGAAATTAACTGGCTGCAAAAGCTGAGACAGGGGTTAGATAAGACTCGTTTAGGCTTAATTAATCAACTGAAGTCGATTGTAGGTGCAGGCCCATTGAACCGGGAAGCGGTGACGGAAATTGAGGCCGCCCTGTTGCAAGCGGATGTGGGCATTGAGGCGACTGATTATATTATTCAGGCGCTGCAAAATAAGCTGCGAGAAGAAGCTTTACCCCCGAAAGAGGCGATCGCCTATTTGAAACAAATTCTCCGAGATATTCTGGATGCACCGAACCAAAATCGGGAAAACCGGATGCTGTTTCCAGAAAAAGACCGGCTGAATATTTGGTTAATTGCTGGGGTGAATGGGGCAGGCAAAACTACCACCATTGGCAAATTAGCTCACCTAGCCCAAAAATCTGGTTATAAAACCTTAATTGCCGCAGCGGATACTTTCCGGGCCGCAGCGGTGGAACAGGTGAAGGTGTGGGGTGAGCGCAGCGGTGTGGAAGTGATTGCCAACCCCGGTAAGAATACGGATCCGGCAGCGGTGGTCTTTGATGCGATCGCAGCGGCGCAATCCCGTGGTACGGAATTGCTGCTCGTAGATACCGCCGGACGGCTGCAAAATAAGAAAAATCTCATGGAGGAACTGAGCAAAATTCGGCGAATTATTGACAAAAAAGCCCCGGACACCATCGTCGAGGCGTTGATTGTCCTGGATGCTACCCTGGGACAAAATGGCTTGCGTCAAGCGGAAGTCTTCTCGGAAGCGATTAATTTGTCTGGAGTTATCTTGACAAAACTGGACGGAACTGCTAAAGGTGGCATAGCTCTGGCGGTATCCCAGCAAATGGGTCTGCCGATCCGCTTTATCGGTGCCGGTGAAGGAATTGACGATCTGCGACCATTTGCTAGTTATGAGTTCGTGGAAGCGATGCTCAATGGCTAG
- a CDS encoding Rpn family recombination-promoting nuclease/putative transposase has product MYDNVCKFLAEEFPTEIATWLLGEPVPLAELSPKELSLEPIRTDSLILRQSTSLVLHAEFQTKPESDIPFRMADYRLRVYRRYPGKTMQQVVIYLRESASPLVYQNSFTLEKTQHQFEVIRLWEQPTELFLQSPGLLPFAVLTAGENKADVLREVSAKIEAIGEGRQQSNIAAASSILAGLVLEKDLIQRVLRQEIMRESVIYQEIKLEGKQEGLVEGLKEGIKQGLEQGLKRGLERGLEQGLEQGLEQGLEQGLEQGLEQGLEQGLEQVARNLLTSGMTVEQVVGYTGLSVEKVQQLQQLLQQ; this is encoded by the coding sequence ATGTACGACAACGTTTGCAAATTTCTGGCGGAAGAGTTTCCCACCGAAATCGCCACTTGGTTGCTTGGCGAACCAGTTCCCCTGGCAGAACTCAGTCCGAAAGAACTTTCTCTCGAACCGATTCGGACTGATTCCTTAATCTTGCGGCAGTCTACCTCCTTAGTGCTCCATGCGGAATTTCAAACGAAACCGGAATCAGATATTCCTTTTCGCATGGCCGACTATCGCTTGCGGGTATATCGCCGCTATCCAGGGAAAACCATGCAACAAGTGGTGATTTATCTGCGGGAAAGCGCTTCCCCATTGGTTTATCAAAATAGTTTTACCTTGGAAAAAACTCAGCACCAATTTGAGGTGATTCGTCTGTGGGAACAACCCACGGAGTTATTTTTACAGTCTCCGGGATTATTGCCTTTTGCGGTGTTAACCGCTGGGGAAAATAAAGCGGATGTGTTGCGAGAAGTCAGCGCCAAAATCGAGGCGATCGGCGAGGGGCGACAACAGTCAAATATAGCTGCGGCCAGTTCGATTCTGGCTGGTCTAGTATTAGAGAAAGATTTGATTCAACGAGTCTTGAGGCAAGAAATTATGCGCGAATCAGTCATTTATCAAGAAATTAAACTCGAAGGTAAACAAGAAGGCTTAGTAGAAGGACTCAAAGAAGGCATAAAGCAAGGACTTGAACAAGGACTTAAACGAGGACTGGAACGAGGACTCGAACAAGGACTCGAACAAGGACTCGAACAAGGACTCGAACAAGGACTCGAACAAGGACTCGAACAAGGACTCGAACAAGGACTCGAACAAGTCGCCCGTAACTTGTTAACCAGTGGCATGACCGTGGAACAAGTAGTGGGATATACCGGCTTATCCGTGGAGAAAGTACAACAGTTACAACAACTTCTTCAGCAGTAA
- a CDS encoding glycosyltransferase family 2 protein, which translates to MFSIYILTHNEEIDIAACIESAMLSDDIILVDSLSSDRTIEIAQQYPVRIVQHPFESHGRQRTWMLRELETKHEWVYILEADERMTPELFQECLQAIKSKEYIGYYVAERVIFMNQWIRRSTQYPRYQMRLFRKDKVWFTDYGHTEREVCDGRTGFLKETYPHYTCSKGLNRWIEKHNRYSSDEAAETMRQLKSGSVSWQNLFFGKSEVEKRRALKDLSLRLPFRPLVRFFYMYFLLGGCLDGRPGFAWCTLQAFYEYLILLKVWELQNMPIARSNIAVNDSNGKTAKGTDPVRSSSS; encoded by the coding sequence ATGTTCTCTATCTATATCCTCACCCACAACGAAGAAATTGATATTGCGGCTTGTATTGAGTCAGCGATGCTCTCCGATGACATTATTCTGGTGGATTCCCTCAGTAGCGATCGCACCATAGAAATTGCCCAACAGTATCCAGTCCGCATCGTCCAACACCCCTTTGAAAGTCATGGCAGGCAACGCACTTGGATGTTGCGGGAACTGGAAACCAAACATGAGTGGGTCTATATCCTAGAAGCCGATGAACGGATGACCCCAGAACTTTTCCAAGAATGCCTGCAAGCCATTAAAAGTAAAGAATATATTGGTTACTATGTCGCCGAGCGAGTCATCTTTATGAATCAATGGATTCGCCGTAGCACCCAGTATCCTCGCTATCAAATGCGCCTATTCCGCAAAGATAAAGTCTGGTTTACGGACTATGGCCATACCGAACGAGAAGTCTGTGATGGGCGAACAGGTTTTCTCAAAGAAACCTATCCCCATTACACCTGTAGCAAAGGATTAAATCGCTGGATTGAAAAACACAACCGCTATTCTAGCGATGAAGCCGCCGAAACCATGCGGCAACTCAAATCTGGTTCTGTCTCTTGGCAAAATTTATTTTTTGGTAAATCAGAAGTCGAAAAACGCCGTGCCCTCAAGGACTTATCCCTGCGCTTGCCCTTTCGACCCTTGGTGCGGTTTTTTTATATGTATTTTTTACTCGGAGGTTGCTTAGATGGTCGCCCAGGTTTTGCCTGGTGTACCTTACAAGCGTTTTATGAGTATCTGATTTTGCTAAAAGTTTGGGAACTGCAAAATATGCCTATTGCGCGATCGAACATCGCGGTCAACGATTCTAATGGCAAGACCGCCAAAGGGACAGATCCGGTGCGTTCTTCGAGCAGTTAG
- the argH gene encoding argininosuccinate lyase — MTEKKNTWSQRFESALHPAIARFNASIGFDIQLIEYDITGSQAHAKMLVKTGIISPEEGEKLIAGLEQVRREYREGKFTPGVDAEDVHFAVEKRLTEITGDVGKKLHTARSRNDQVGTDTRLYLRDQITQIRHQLLEFQSVLLKLAEPNVETLIPGYTHLQRAQPLSLAHHLLAYFEMAARDWERLGDVYKRVNISPLGSGALAGTTFPIDRHYTAEQLGFSAPYANSLDGVSDRDFAIEFLAAASLIMVHLSRLSEEIILWSSQEFGFVTLKDSCATGSSIMPQKKNPDVPELVRGKTGRVFGHLQALLVLMKGLPLAYNKDLQDDKEALFDSVNTVKGCLEAMTILLQEGIEFKTERLAAAVEEDFSNATDVADYLASKGVPFREAYNLVGKVVKTSLAAGKLLKDLTITEWQSIHPAFEEDIYHAITPRQVVAARNSYGGTGFEQVRQALIAACDRLKLAQSYEPNNSDF, encoded by the coding sequence ATGACTGAAAAAAAGAACACTTGGAGTCAGCGATTTGAATCCGCATTACATCCAGCGATCGCCCGTTTTAATGCCAGTATTGGTTTTGATATCCAATTAATTGAATATGATATCACAGGCTCCCAGGCTCATGCCAAGATGCTGGTAAAAACTGGCATTATTTCCCCCGAAGAAGGGGAAAAACTCATAGCAGGTTTAGAACAGGTTCGTCGCGAATATCGAGAAGGTAAATTTACTCCCGGTGTTGACGCCGAAGATGTACATTTTGCGGTAGAAAAACGCCTAACTGAAATTACTGGCGATGTGGGTAAAAAGCTGCATACGGCGCGATCGCGCAATGACCAAGTAGGCACGGATACTAGGCTATATTTGCGCGATCAAATTACCCAAATTCGTCATCAACTCTTAGAATTTCAAAGCGTTTTACTAAAGTTAGCGGAACCAAATGTAGAAACTCTAATTCCCGGTTATACCCACTTACAACGGGCACAACCTTTAAGTTTAGCCCATCACTTATTGGCTTATTTTGAAATGGCCGCCCGGGACTGGGAACGGTTGGGAGATGTTTACAAAAGAGTGAATATTTCCCCCCTCGGTTCTGGGGCTTTGGCGGGCACAACTTTCCCCATTGACCGCCATTATACCGCTGAACAATTGGGATTTTCTGCCCCTTATGCTAATAGTTTAGATGGGGTGAGCGATCGCGATTTTGCCATAGAATTTTTGGCCGCTGCCAGCTTAATTATGGTACACCTCAGCCGATTATCCGAGGAAATTATTCTCTGGTCTTCCCAAGAATTTGGCTTTGTCACCCTCAAAGATAGTTGTGCCACGGGTTCCAGTATTATGCCCCAAAAGAAAAATCCTGATGTTCCCGAATTAGTGCGCGGGAAAACTGGGCGAGTATTTGGGCATTTACAAGCCTTATTAGTATTAATGAAAGGGCTACCTTTAGCCTACAATAAAGACTTGCAAGATGACAAAGAAGCGCTATTTGATAGCGTGAATACGGTCAAAGGTTGCCTGGAAGCAATGACAATTTTGTTGCAAGAAGGCATTGAATTTAAAACGGAAAGACTGGCCGCTGCGGTAGAAGAAGATTTTTCCAATGCCACCGATGTAGCGGATTATTTAGCCAGCAAAGGTGTCCCCTTCCGAGAAGCTTATAACTTAGTGGGTAAAGTGGTGAAAACTTCTTTGGCTGCGGGAAAATTACTCAAGGATTTAACCATTACTGAATGGCAAAGTATTCACCCAGCCTTTGAAGAAGATATCTATCATGCCATTACTCCTCGCCAAGTCGTAGCCGCCCGGAATAGCTACGGGGGCACGGGATTTGAGCAAGTGCGCCAAGCTTTAATTGCCGCCTGCGATCGCCTCAAATTAGCCCAAAGTTATGAACCAAATAACTCAGATTTTTAG